A window of Streptomyces sp. SAI-127 contains these coding sequences:
- a CDS encoding FAD-binding oxidoreductase produces the protein MASPSKAGAALSALREDLAGDVFAPEDPGYDEARAVFNAMIDRRPAVIAQCVNEDDVVRAVRFARDLDLPVAVRGGGHSVAGMAVNDGGLVVDLRHMRAVTIDPAAEAVRVAGGATMSDLDRACQPHGLATTGGRASTTGVGGFVLGGGSGWLDRWCGLAVDNLLGVELVTADGERVYASADDHPDLFWALHGGGGNFGIATALTLKLHELPEFSIALLLYLPEFGPEVTRTFRDVIAAGPDEASGGVLYFTAPPEEFVPPHLVGTLVCGALLTYAGGEADLRKTAEPLLALPHVTEIVGAMPYADVQCMIDDPPGMRNYWSAEYLTGAPDDFVDAFCARADALPVPTGTQHVLFPLGGAIGNGPREFPVPYRDAQWVVHPFGIWEDPADDERCVQWVRDVRTEVQPWSTGAVYLNFIGDEGADRVVAGVGTENTRRLSEVKRRYDPDNVFRFNHNISPA, from the coding sequence ATGGCATCCCCGTCGAAGGCGGGCGCGGCACTCTCCGCGCTGCGCGAGGATCTGGCCGGCGACGTGTTCGCCCCGGAGGATCCGGGCTACGACGAGGCCCGGGCCGTCTTCAACGCGATGATCGACCGCCGGCCCGCGGTGATCGCGCAGTGCGTGAACGAGGACGACGTCGTACGGGCCGTCCGCTTCGCCCGTGACCTCGACCTGCCGGTCGCGGTGCGCGGCGGCGGTCACAGTGTGGCGGGCATGGCGGTCAACGACGGCGGACTGGTCGTCGACCTGCGCCACATGCGGGCGGTCACCATCGATCCCGCGGCCGAGGCGGTACGCGTCGCCGGCGGTGCCACGATGAGCGACCTGGACCGCGCCTGCCAGCCGCACGGCCTCGCCACCACCGGCGGCCGGGCCTCGACCACCGGTGTCGGCGGTTTCGTCCTGGGCGGCGGCAGCGGCTGGCTCGACCGGTGGTGCGGACTCGCCGTCGACAATCTGCTCGGGGTGGAACTGGTCACCGCGGACGGCGAGCGCGTCTACGCGAGCGCCGACGACCACCCGGACCTGTTCTGGGCCCTGCACGGCGGTGGCGGCAACTTCGGCATCGCCACCGCGCTGACGCTGAAGCTGCACGAACTGCCCGAGTTCTCCATCGCCCTGCTGCTGTACCTCCCGGAGTTCGGCCCCGAGGTCACGCGCACCTTCCGCGACGTCATCGCGGCAGGACCGGACGAGGCGTCCGGCGGCGTGCTCTATTTCACCGCCCCGCCCGAGGAGTTCGTACCGCCGCACCTGGTCGGCACCCTCGTGTGCGGCGCCCTGCTGACGTACGCCGGCGGGGAGGCGGATCTGCGCAAGACGGCCGAGCCGCTGCTGGCGCTGCCGCATGTGACGGAGATCGTCGGGGCGATGCCGTACGCCGATGTCCAGTGCATGATCGACGATCCGCCCGGGATGCGGAACTACTGGTCGGCGGAGTACCTCACCGGCGCGCCGGACGACTTCGTGGACGCGTTCTGCGCCCGCGCGGACGCCCTGCCGGTGCCGACCGGCACCCAGCACGTCCTCTTCCCGCTCGGTGGGGCGATCGGGAACGGGCCACGCGAGTTCCCGGTGCCGTACCGGGACGCGCAGTGGGTCGTGCACCCCTTCGGGATCTGGGAGGACCCGGCGGACGACGAGCGCTGCGTCCAGTGGGTCCGGGACGTACGCACCGAGGTCCAGCCGTGGAGCACCGGCGCGGTCTACCTCAACTTCATCGGCGACGAGGGCGCGGACCGGGTGGTGGCCGGTGTCGGCACCGAGAACACCCGGCGGTTGTCCGAGGTGAAGCGCCGGTACGACCCGGACAATGTGTTCCGCTTCAACCACAACATCAGTCCGGCCTGA
- a CDS encoding glycoside hydrolase family 15 protein: MAGRIEDYALIGDMQTAALVCRDGTVDWLCLPRFDSHAIFAGLLGTEEHGFWRLGPAHAADAAPPTAARRSYRGDSLILESEWDTPRGTVRVTDFMPPRDGAPQLIRIVEGVSGRVPMRSALRMRFSYGRVVPWVHKHEGRTVAVAGPDSVWFDTDCETYGKSLTTYSDFTVAPGDRIAFTISWEPSHKQPPPLPEPEQSLEATEDFWREWVEHCTYHGPYREAVIRSLITLKALTYAPTGGIVAAPTTSLPEDVGGVRNWDYRYTWLRDAAITLSSLLRTGYREEARAWREWLLRAVAGDPENLQIMYGIAGERELGEAELDWLPGYENSAPVRVGNGAAHQLQLDVYGEVTEALHLGHMTGLARNDYASLLQLKLIRYLEQHWDEPDEGIWEVRGPRRHFVHSKVMAWVAVDRTIKLIESGDADGPLEKWRELRDDIHRDVCEKGYDKERNTFTQSYGSKELDASLLLIPQMGFLPPDDKRVIGTIEAIQRELSTPDGFILRYPTSSGDENVDGLPGDEGAFLACSFWMADDLAMIGRVDEARKLFEKLLSLRNDLGLLAEEWDPRQKRQVGNFPQAFSHVPLIDTALRLTASGAYGG; encoded by the coding sequence GTGGCCGGGCGCATCGAAGATTACGCACTCATCGGAGACATGCAGACCGCAGCCCTGGTCTGCCGGGACGGCACGGTGGACTGGCTGTGCCTGCCCCGCTTCGACTCGCATGCCATCTTCGCCGGCCTGCTGGGCACCGAGGAACATGGATTCTGGCGGCTCGGACCCGCCCACGCGGCCGACGCGGCGCCCCCCACGGCGGCCCGGCGCAGCTACCGCGGCGACTCCCTCATCCTCGAATCCGAGTGGGACACCCCGCGCGGCACGGTCAGAGTGACCGATTTCATGCCCCCGCGTGACGGCGCCCCGCAGCTCATCCGGATCGTGGAAGGCGTCTCGGGCCGCGTCCCGATGCGCTCGGCCCTGCGGATGCGGTTCTCCTACGGCCGTGTCGTCCCGTGGGTCCACAAGCACGAGGGGCGCACGGTCGCCGTGGCGGGCCCGGACTCGGTGTGGTTCGACACCGACTGCGAGACCTACGGCAAGTCCCTGACGACGTACTCGGACTTCACGGTCGCCCCGGGTGACCGGATCGCGTTCACCATCTCCTGGGAGCCCTCGCACAAGCAGCCGCCCCCGCTGCCCGAGCCGGAGCAGTCGCTGGAGGCCACCGAGGACTTCTGGCGTGAGTGGGTCGAGCACTGCACGTACCACGGCCCCTACCGCGAGGCCGTCATCCGCTCGCTGATCACCCTCAAGGCGCTGACGTACGCCCCCACCGGCGGCATCGTGGCCGCGCCGACGACCTCGCTGCCCGAGGACGTCGGCGGCGTCCGCAACTGGGACTACCGCTACACCTGGCTGCGCGACGCGGCCATCACCCTCTCCTCGCTGCTGCGCACCGGCTACCGCGAGGAGGCCCGCGCCTGGCGCGAGTGGCTCCTCAGGGCAGTCGCCGGCGACCCCGAGAACCTGCAGATCATGTACGGCATCGCGGGCGAACGGGAGCTGGGCGAGGCCGAGCTCGACTGGCTGCCCGGCTACGAGAACTCCGCCCCGGTCCGGGTCGGCAACGGCGCCGCGCACCAGCTCCAGCTCGACGTGTACGGCGAGGTCACCGAGGCCCTGCATCTCGGTCACATGACGGGCCTGGCCCGCAACGACTACGCCTCCCTGCTCCAGCTCAAGCTGATCCGCTACCTGGAGCAGCACTGGGACGAGCCGGACGAGGGCATCTGGGAGGTGCGCGGCCCGCGCCGGCACTTCGTGCACTCCAAGGTGATGGCCTGGGTCGCCGTGGACCGCACCATCAAGCTCATCGAGTCCGGTGACGCGGACGGCCCGCTGGAGAAGTGGCGCGAACTGCGCGACGACATCCACCGGGACGTGTGCGAGAAGGGCTACGACAAGGAGCGCAACACCTTCACCCAGTCCTATGGCTCCAAGGAGCTGGACGCGAGCCTGCTCCTCATCCCGCAGATGGGCTTCCTGCCTCCGGACGACAAGCGCGTGATCGGCACCATCGAGGCGATCCAGCGCGAGCTGTCCACGCCGGACGGCTTCATCCTGCGCTACCCGACCTCGAGCGGCGACGAGAACGTCGACGGCCTCCCCGGCGACGAAGGGGCCTTCCTGGCCTGCTCGTTCTGGATGGCGGACGACCTCGCGATGATCGGCCGCGTGGACGAGGCGAGGAAGCTCTTCGAAAAGCTGCTCTCGCTCCGCAACGACCTCGGTCTGCTCGCCGAGGAGTGGGACCCGCGGCAGAAGCGCCAGGTGGGCAACTTCCCCCAGGCCTTCAGTCACGTCCCGCTCATCGACACGGCCCTGCGCCTGACGGCGTCGGGCGCGTACGGCGGCTGA
- a CDS encoding PucR family transcriptional regulator ligand-binding domain-containing protein produces MDSATNSGFDTQGAGITVQRALELPGLRSGLPEILAGADRLHRTVRWVHAGEVPHIASLLKGGELLLTTGYGLGTRPAEQRAFVRTLAERGIAALVVELGPRFTRLPAALVDTARATGLPLVQLHREVPFVAVTEEIHTEIVNGHYALLQRAEEVHRRCTEALLGGGGVPQVLGILADFSGNPVFLETPDGRLLYAAGEGPEGADPLQVWEGLRGQHQDTPTSGSVLVDVPGGGPGAGSVRARLVLLPVRAPLAPVHRMAAERAAGILAVVLMQARQEEELAARGRGDFLTDLAEGRITSQDAPAQARVLGFRPGTGPLLPVVMRLGDTLSTAGGGWAVLARAVSEELASLGVPVLLGVRPVEGRVLVLLGLRAEAERSAVADRVAAALRAGVERAGMQRPGTQPPIVVVGVAGGWAAASAGLRHAAETATAAQGLPDRPWYDARRLDIDLLLWRLRDHPDLAAFVDRAIGPLRAHDNRSKPPLLPTLQTYLAHAGRKAETARELHLNRQTLYNRLARIGELLGTDLDDPQTVLALSLALRARRHVP; encoded by the coding sequence ATGGACAGCGCTACGAACAGCGGTTTCGACACCCAGGGCGCCGGGATCACCGTGCAGCGCGCCCTGGAGCTGCCCGGTCTGCGCAGCGGGCTCCCGGAGATTCTCGCGGGCGCGGACCGGCTGCACCGGACCGTGCGCTGGGTGCACGCGGGCGAGGTCCCGCACATCGCTTCGCTGCTGAAGGGCGGCGAGCTGCTGCTGACCACGGGTTACGGTCTCGGCACCCGTCCGGCCGAACAGCGCGCGTTCGTCCGCACCCTGGCCGAGCGTGGCATCGCGGCCCTGGTCGTCGAGCTGGGCCCGCGTTTCACCCGTCTCCCCGCCGCCCTGGTCGACACCGCCCGCGCGACCGGACTTCCGCTCGTCCAGCTGCACCGCGAGGTGCCGTTCGTGGCGGTCACCGAGGAGATCCACACCGAGATCGTCAACGGCCACTACGCGCTGCTCCAGCGCGCGGAGGAGGTGCACCGCCGCTGCACGGAGGCCCTGCTGGGCGGCGGCGGTGTCCCGCAGGTCCTCGGCATCCTGGCCGACTTCAGCGGCAACCCGGTCTTCCTGGAGACGCCGGACGGCAGGCTCCTGTACGCCGCCGGGGAGGGCCCCGAGGGCGCCGACCCGCTCCAGGTCTGGGAGGGGCTGCGCGGCCAGCACCAGGACACACCGACGTCCGGCTCGGTCCTCGTGGACGTGCCCGGGGGCGGGCCCGGCGCGGGTTCGGTACGGGCGCGGCTGGTCCTGCTTCCCGTACGGGCACCGCTGGCACCCGTGCACCGCATGGCGGCCGAGCGCGCGGCGGGCATCCTGGCCGTCGTCCTGATGCAGGCCCGCCAGGAGGAGGAGCTCGCGGCACGCGGACGCGGCGACTTCCTGACCGACCTCGCCGAGGGCCGCATCACCTCGCAGGACGCGCCGGCACAGGCGCGCGTGCTGGGCTTCAGGCCGGGCACCGGCCCGCTGCTGCCCGTGGTGATGCGACTGGGCGACACGCTCTCCACCGCTGGGGGAGGCTGGGCGGTCCTTGCCCGGGCCGTCTCCGAGGAGCTGGCCTCGCTCGGCGTGCCGGTCCTGCTCGGCGTACGGCCCGTCGAGGGCCGGGTGCTCGTCCTGCTCGGTCTGCGCGCGGAGGCGGAGCGGTCGGCGGTGGCGGACCGGGTCGCGGCGGCGCTGCGGGCGGGCGTGGAGCGGGCCGGGATGCAACGCCCGGGCACCCAGCCGCCGATCGTGGTCGTCGGAGTCGCCGGTGGCTGGGCGGCGGCCTCCGCGGGCCTGCGGCACGCGGCCGAGACGGCGACCGCGGCGCAGGGCCTGCCGGACCGCCCCTGGTACGACGCCCGCCGTCTCGACATCGACCTGCTCCTGTGGCGGCTGCGCGACCACCCGGACCTGGCGGCCTTCGTGGACCGCGCCATCGGCCCGCTGCGCGCCCACGACAACCGCTCCAAGCCGCCGCTGCTGCCCACCCTGCAGACCTATCTCGCGCACGCGGGCCGCAAGGCGGAGACGGCCCGCGAACTCCACCTCAACCGGCAGACGCTCTACAACCGCCTCGCCCGCATCGGGGAGTTGCTCGGCACGGATCTCGACGACCCGCAGACGGTACTGGCGTTGAGCCTGGCGCTACGGGCACGCCGGCACGTGCCCTAG
- a CDS encoding NUDIX hydrolase, producing MTIKDAPEEWEIRATETPFVGNKTSVRTDEVVMPDGSVVRRDYQVHPGSVAVLALDDEDRVLLIRQYRHPVRQKLWEIPAGLLDVPGENPLHAAQRELYEEAHVKAEDWRVLTDVYTSPGGCDEAIRIFLARGLSEAEEERFAVEDEEIDLEYARVPVSELVRGVLAGELHNNCLVVGVLSLVAARASGGVDGLRVAEAEWAARPFEA from the coding sequence ATGACGATCAAGGATGCCCCGGAGGAGTGGGAGATCCGGGCGACGGAGACCCCCTTCGTGGGCAACAAGACCTCCGTCCGCACGGACGAGGTGGTCATGCCCGACGGTTCGGTGGTCCGCCGCGACTACCAGGTCCACCCGGGTTCCGTGGCCGTCCTCGCCCTCGACGACGAGGACCGGGTGCTGCTCATCCGGCAGTACCGGCATCCCGTACGGCAGAAGCTGTGGGAGATCCCTGCCGGGCTGCTGGACGTGCCCGGTGAGAATCCGCTGCACGCGGCCCAGCGGGAGCTGTACGAGGAGGCGCACGTCAAGGCGGAGGACTGGCGGGTGCTGACGGATGTCTACACCTCGCCCGGGGGGTGCGACGAGGCGATCCGGATCTTCCTGGCCCGGGGGCTGTCCGAGGCCGAGGAGGAGCGGTTCGCGGTCGAGGACGAGGAGATCGATCTGGAGTACGCGCGCGTGCCGGTGTCCGAGCTGGTGCGGGGGGTGCTTGCCGGGGAGTTGCACAACAACTGCCTGGTGGTGGGGGTGCTCTCGCTCGTCGCCGCGCGGGCCTCCGGCGGGGTGGACGGGTTGCGGGTGGCTGAGGCGGAGTGGGCTGCGCGGCCGTTCGAGGCGTGA
- a CDS encoding LLM class F420-dependent oxidoreductase, which produces MDISVVAVAREDDSPVEEPLRVARAADRLGFREVWAGEGPTWDAFVLAAAIGRATERVALTAGPVPVSVRDPYTSARGAASVAALVGRPVGVALGTSSKRVVEGVHDRPRVRPAAVLEEQAAAVRRFLHASPGEPVVPGSTFRRRLPPPGGPLTVAAFGPRAIATAAAHADRMLLDVVSPEQVRALRAALDAAARKAGRTPPTLAAWLPAAVDPDPESLTQVLGSIAGYLTVPGYSDVFAEAGFGEAVELAANGADRETLVRALPAAAAGTVGLVGDLDAVRARVDAYTQAGLDEIALVPATAGDPGGERTLTALRPD; this is translated from the coding sequence ATGGACATCAGCGTGGTTGCCGTGGCACGGGAGGACGACAGTCCGGTCGAGGAGCCGCTCAGGGTGGCGAGGGCCGCCGACCGGCTCGGATTCCGGGAGGTGTGGGCCGGGGAAGGGCCGACGTGGGATGCGTTCGTGCTCGCCGCGGCGATCGGGCGGGCCACCGAGCGGGTCGCGCTGACCGCGGGCCCGGTCCCGGTGTCGGTGCGCGACCCGTACACCTCGGCCCGGGGCGCCGCCTCGGTCGCGGCACTCGTCGGCCGGCCGGTCGGGGTGGCGCTGGGCACGTCCAGCAAGCGGGTGGTCGAGGGCGTGCACGACCGGCCCCGGGTGCGGCCCGCCGCCGTACTGGAGGAGCAGGCGGCAGCCGTACGACGGTTTCTGCACGCTTCTCCGGGCGAACCGGTCGTGCCCGGCAGCACCTTCCGCAGGCGGCTGCCGCCGCCCGGCGGGCCGCTGACGGTGGCCGCGTTCGGGCCCCGCGCGATCGCCACGGCCGCCGCGCACGCCGACCGCATGCTGCTGGACGTGGTCTCCCCGGAGCAGGTGCGGGCGTTGCGCGCGGCGCTGGACGCGGCGGCCCGGAAGGCGGGCCGTACGCCGCCCACGCTCGCCGCCTGGCTGCCCGCGGCCGTCGACCCCGACCCGGAGTCGCTCACGCAGGTGCTGGGCAGCATCGCCGGATACCTCACCGTGCCGGGCTACAGCGACGTGTTCGCCGAGGCGGGGTTCGGGGAGGCGGTGGAGCTCGCCGCGAACGGGGCGGACCGGGAGACCCTGGTGCGGGCCCTGCCCGCGGCGGCCGCGGGCACGGTCGGACTGGTGGGCGACCTGGACGCCGTACGGGCCCGTGTCGACGCCTATACGCAGGCCGGGCTCGACGAGATAGCGCTGGTGCCGGCCACGGCGGGCGACCCTGGCGGCGAGCGCACGCTGACGGCGCTCAGGCCGGACTGA
- a CDS encoding CTP synthase — protein MTAAFRNSTATTTKHIFVTGGVASSLGKGLTASSLGMLLKARGLRVVMQKLDPYLNVDPGTMNPFQHGEVFVTNDGAETDLDIGHYERFLDRDLDGSANVTTGQVYNTVIAKERRGEYLGDTVQVIPHITNEIKHRIRRMATDEVDVVITEVGGTVGDIESLPFLETVRQVRHEVGRDNVFVVHISLLPYIGPSGELKTKPTQHSVAALRNIGIQPDAIVLRSDREVPTAIKRKISLMCDVDEAAVVACPDARSIYDIPKTVHSEGLDAYVVRKLDLPFRDVDWTTWDDLLDRVHNPDHEITLALVGKYIDLPDAYLSVTEALRAGGFANKARVKIKWVTSDDCKTPAGAAAQLGDVDGICIPGGFGDRGVLGKVGAIQYARENRIPLLGLCLGLQCIVIEAARNLADIPDANSTEFDSATGHPVISTMAEQLDIVAGEGDMGGTMRLGMYPAKLAEGSIVREVYDGKEYVEERHRHRYEVNNAYRAELEKKAGILFSGTSPDGKLVEYVEYPRDVHPYLVATQAHPELRSRPTRPHPLFAGLVKAAVERQSSN, from the coding sequence ATGACCGCTGCTTTTCGAAACAGCACAGCCACGACGACCAAGCACATCTTCGTCACTGGGGGTGTCGCCTCCTCGCTCGGCAAGGGTCTGACGGCCTCCAGCCTTGGCATGCTGCTCAAGGCGCGGGGCCTGCGCGTCGTGATGCAGAAGCTCGACCCGTACCTCAACGTCGACCCCGGCACGATGAACCCCTTCCAGCACGGTGAGGTGTTCGTCACCAACGACGGCGCCGAGACCGACCTGGACATCGGCCACTACGAGCGCTTCCTCGACCGTGACCTCGACGGCTCCGCCAACGTCACCACCGGCCAGGTGTACAACACGGTGATCGCCAAGGAGCGGCGCGGTGAGTACCTGGGCGACACCGTGCAGGTCATCCCGCACATCACCAACGAGATCAAGCACCGCATCCGCCGCATGGCGACGGACGAGGTGGACGTCGTGATCACGGAGGTCGGCGGCACGGTCGGCGACATCGAGTCGCTGCCGTTCCTGGAGACGGTCCGCCAGGTGAGGCACGAGGTCGGCCGTGACAACGTCTTCGTCGTCCACATTTCCCTCCTGCCGTACATCGGCCCGTCGGGAGAGCTGAAGACGAAGCCCACCCAGCACTCGGTTGCGGCCCTGCGCAACATCGGTATCCAGCCGGACGCCATCGTGCTGCGGTCCGACCGCGAGGTGCCGACCGCCATCAAGCGCAAGATCTCGCTGATGTGCGACGTCGACGAGGCCGCCGTGGTCGCCTGCCCGGACGCCCGTTCGATCTACGACATCCCGAAGACCGTGCACAGCGAGGGCCTGGACGCCTATGTCGTCCGCAAGCTGGACCTGCCGTTCCGCGACGTGGACTGGACGACCTGGGACGACCTGCTCGACCGCGTCCACAACCCCGACCACGAGATCACCCTCGCCCTGGTCGGCAAGTACATCGACCTGCCCGACGCCTACCTCTCGGTCACCGAGGCCCTGCGCGCCGGCGGTTTCGCCAACAAGGCCCGCGTGAAGATCAAGTGGGTCACCTCGGACGACTGCAAGACCCCGGCCGGTGCCGCGGCGCAGCTCGGTGACGTCGACGGCATCTGCATCCCGGGCGGCTTCGGCGACCGCGGTGTGCTCGGCAAGGTCGGCGCGATCCAGTACGCCCGCGAGAACCGGATCCCGCTGCTCGGTCTCTGTCTGGGCCTGCAGTGCATCGTGATCGAGGCCGCGCGCAACCTCGCCGACATCCCGGACGCCAACTCCACCGAGTTCGACTCGGCCACCGGCCACCCGGTCATCTCCACCATGGCCGAGCAGCTCGACATCGTCGCCGGTGAGGGCGACATGGGCGGCACCATGCGACTCGGCATGTACCCGGCCAAGCTCGCCGAGGGCTCCATCGTCCGTGAGGTGTACGACGGCAAGGAGTACGTCGAGGAGCGGCACCGTCACCGTTACGAGGTGAACAACGCCTACCGCGCCGAGCTCGAGAAGAAGGCGGGCATCCTGTTTTCCGGCACCTCGCCGGACGGCAAGCTCGTCGAGTACGTCGAGTACCCGCGCGACGTCCACCCGTATCTGGTCGCCACGCAGGCCCACCCCGAGCTGCGCTCGCGTCCGACCAGGCCGCACCCGCTGTTCGCCGGCCTGGTGAAGGCCGCGGTCGAGCGGCAGAGTTCCAACTAG